The Anolis carolinensis isolate JA03-04 chromosome 2, rAnoCar3.1.pri, whole genome shotgun sequence genome contains the following window.
GGTCCTCGGCCGGACCTACGGCGCCTCCTGGCCCCCGACGCTGGGCCTGCCGCTGCGGGACAGAGGGTCCCTCGGCCGGCGCCTGGAGCCGGTCTTCACGAGCGAAGAAAAGCAGGCGCTGAAGGAGAACCTCCGCGGTAAAACATGGCGGTGAAAGTGGGAGAAACTGACAGGAGGGCGCAGCGGCAGGCGGAGAGGCGCTGTCCTTCAGCGCCGCCTACAGGCCGCAAGCGGAGGTGGAGAGCTCtgcagaaatacagtagaatctcacttattcaaggttctggattatccaagccatttttgtagtcagtgttttcaatatatcgtgatattttggtgctaaattcgtaaatacagtaattacaacataacattactgcgtattgaactactttttctgtcaaattcgttgtataacatgatgtttgggtgcttaatttgtaaaatcataacctaatttgatgtttaataggcttttccttaatccctccttattatccaagatattcgcttatccaagtttctgccggcccgtttagcttggataagtgagactctactgtatttacattacactttcaggcatgggcaaactttgtcccaccttccaggtgttttgaacttcaactcccacaattcctaacagccggtaggctgttaggaattgtgggagttgaagtccaaaacacctagagggagggccgaagtttgcccatgcctgccactATATCCCCCATCCAAAacaaccattcaatgcagtttcaagtggaggatgaagaaagTGGGTACTGTTCCATTCTCTGGTACCAGGaatttcttttgaacacttttgaTGGAGTTTCGaaccacattattttatttacagtagagtctcacttatccaacataaacgggctggcagaatgttggataagtgaatatgttggataataaggagagattaagaaaaagcctattaaacatcaaaataggttatgattttacaaattaagcaccaaaacatcatgttatacaacaaatttgtcagaaaaagtagttcattacacattaatgctatgtagtaattactgtatttatgaatttagcaccaaaatatcatgatatattgaaaacattgactacaaaaatgcgttggataatccagaatgttggataagtgagactctactgtatttatatcccacgttATCTCTCCATAACAGCTCATAATTAAAAAcgttacaacttaaaatatacagtaataaaacagtgttattattctatattattctatattatcagttgtattataattaatatattattatattacaatattgtgcatacatatattactaataatatcgtaatgtaatacaatataagactataataatacaatataataagatataatagtatcttattatattgtattattatagtcttatattgtattacattacaatattattagtaatatatgtatgcacaatatattatatattgttgaaggctttcatgaaattgtccatatgcttgtagatttcagtggcttctctgtgtagtccgacatggtggttgttagagtggtccagcatttctgtgttctcaaataatatgctgtgtccaggttggttcatcaagtgctctgctatggctaacttctctagctgagttagtctgcaaagcctttcatgctccttgattcgtgtcttgGCCATGCTGCTGCATtcagtggtccctatgtagacttaaccaccgctgcatggtatatggtagattcctgcagaggattccatagcactgagccacaaaAGTTGAAGTGGTACTAAACTTCATTACTTTTACATTGTAGATACACGATCAGTCACCCTTATACAAAGTTTTGGTTGTTGAAATATTTCAGAATTCTATATAATGGATATTCAACTTGTAATTGATCGGTGTTTTTTGGAGTCACTTTGTTTCTCATGTCCCTTCAGCCCAAGGTTGTAACAGAGgaagcaacaaacaaaaacattaattCCCCCGTGCTACAATTCATCTTCCCAATTaagtttaaattatatttttcgcTTAAGCTGTTATACAGTTTTGCCATTATAAGGAATTgtaaacagaaaaagcaatcacAACAGTTActgaaataagaataagaaataaTAAGAAGTTACTGAAATTTAAAGTCATATACAGAATGGAAAGAAtgtgatatttttttttgttttgttttttactgagaaaacaaaggcttgaaagagGCCTTCTGCCAGGATGGTGGAGTGATTCAGTTCATTGCAGTATTGTAATgtagagttttgcttatctgTGAAAATATCAAAATCTTTTCTCTTTTATGTAAGGTTCTATCAGATTAAAAACCGTTTCCTTCTCAGAAGACGAACAGAATATAACAGCTCTGGCAGAATTTGAGCCGTATATTCGTAAAGGTATTTATTTTTCTGATCTTGACAGAAGAAATGGCATTAGTTCAATAGAAgatctgattttgctgtatgaATAAATAATgcttattattgctgttgttgttattgctcctatttgaagtataaaatgacattaattattCAGAGGTGCAACTGACAAATCATAGATTTGGTGTTGGATGAAGTTTGCAAGAGAAAAAGAATTCTATAATTGGAGATTTCCTAATATTTGATTCCCACTTAGGATAGGAATAGGCTTTAgctatgaataggtttttaatCCCAGTTTAGGgggtttaactgtttatttttaataccgttaatatttaattctattttaatgttcatatatttttatgttttaaattgctttgggtctttttttaaaagacaaaaagtggggaattaaaataataataattgcaggaaACAGGGGACAAAGTAGGGGACAAAGAGCTGGAAAATATCACAAAATACAAGGACTTACACATTTAAATTGGACAACTATGGCAAAAGAAAACAACAGTGGTACCAATAGTGGTTGGTGCTTTTGGAGGcattcagggccggccccactattgaggcacctgacgccgccgcctcgggcgcaggcccgggggggcgccgtcaggctgggcgggaggcggggcaccgccctgacggtgccccgcctcccgcccagtgcgccctggcccgtctggcctgcagggacctccgctgcagtctgcaatcgcggcctgcagggacctccgctgcagtctggccagctagaaaaggccagacgggcgagcaggagtagtgtgggaggcggagccagctctgacgccgcccccccccccgcccagcgtgccttggccctgcctcccacgctgtgtgggaggcggggccaggggacgctgggcggggggggcagagctggccccgcctcccacgctactcccgctcgcccgtctggccttttctagcaggccagactgcagcggaggtccctccaggccgcaatcgccagacgggcgagcgggagtagcgtgggaggcggggccagctctgccccccccgcccagcgtgccctggccccgcctcccacgctgcgtgggaggcagggccaaggcacgctgggcggggggggggcggcgtcagagctggctccgcctcccacactactcctgctcgcccgtctggccttttctagctggccagactgcagcggaggtccctgcaggccgcgattgcggcctggagggacctccgctgcagtctggcctgctagaaaaggccagacgggcgagcgggagtagcgtgggaggcggggccagctctggccccgcccccccgcccagcgtgccctggccccgcctcccacgttgcgtcggaggcagggccaaggcacgctgggcggggggggggggagcggtgtcagagctggctccgcctcccacgctactcccactcgcccgtctggccttttctagcaggccagactgcaacgaaggtccctccaggccgcgattgcggcctggagggacctccgctgcagtctgccctgttagaaaaggccagacgggcaagcgggagtagcgtgggaggcgggggccaactctggcgccgcccccccgcccagcgtgccctggccccgcctcccacgctgcgtgggaggcggggccagggcacgctgggcggggggcggggccaactctggccccccccctcactattcgccctggccccgcctcccacgcagcgtgggaggcggggccagggcacgctgggcggggccagggcgcgggaggcggggccggtggcgggggcgcttttcagcacccccgcttcacatcaaaaaatatctccggccggccctgaataGGAACCAAGTAAGGaataaactctttttaaaaatcagattacTTTCCAACTCCAGCTACAGAAGAGAGTTTCTGAGTTTCTGTTTTTTGAAAATGATTGCATCTTTTGGTGGCTGTTTGTGAAATCGCCTAAACATAATCTTCTAAATATAATTAGTACAGTTGGGTTTTCAGGGACATCGCAAATCAGAGTCTAATGTAGTCAAAACTGCAACTATTCAGAGTAGCACTTTCTTTAGTTATACctcaaaggtaaaagtaaaggttttcccctgacattaagtccagttgtgtccgattctggatgttggtgctcatctacatttcttaaTCAAAGAGTCGATGTTGTCTGTACAACTACAAGGTCATgtaactggcatgactgcatggagtgtcattactttcccaccggagcggtacctattgatctactcacattgacatgtttttgaactgctaggttagcagaaactggggctaacagcgggagcaatTACTTTCttgccggagtggtatctattgatctactcacatttacatgtttttgagctgctaggttggcagaagctgggg
Protein-coding sequences here:
- the LOC134296378 gene encoding N-fatty-acyl-amino acid synthase/hydrolase PM20D1-like — translated: MTNMLAALRPRLRGFLWLLGLGLAGAALVLVGVVLGRTYGASWPPTLGLPLRDRGSLGRRLEPVFTSEEKQALKENLRGSIRLKTVSFSEDEQNITALAEFEPYIRKGIYFSDLDRRNGISSIEDLILLYE